One part of the bacterium genome encodes these proteins:
- a CDS encoding RNA-directed DNA polymerase, with translation MLGVREPDLRCVFQHSADDLYTPWFARKRGGGRRPIREPARELMKIQSAICDLLSESFIPGPAVCGYARGRGIIHAARPHVGARLLLGFDYDDFFESIRPDNVAGALGRYLPSHTLNAKLALIRLCFFEDRLPQGSPCSGILSNLACIRVDKRLAHLAIEYECEFTRYGDDHFFSTTRPRFPAEIVHLLPSGTCALGTAVTEAIRASDFAVNGRKTRLLGQHQQMRLLGMVVNTRLNLPRTYTNSLGRAIFTIERFGPCVAHQRLRISPKKSIENVVKGRLAHFGHVVGKTDPRYLRFKDRLDRALDSSDAS, from the coding sequence ATGCTTGGTGTTCGGGAGCCCGATCTTCGCTGTGTATTCCAGCACTCCGCGGATGATCTCTACACGCCCTGGTTCGCCCGAAAACGGGGCGGTGGGCGAAGGCCGATCCGGGAACCTGCGCGTGAACTCATGAAGATCCAGAGTGCAATCTGCGATCTGCTCTCGGAGAGCTTCATTCCCGGCCCCGCCGTATGCGGATACGCTCGCGGTCGGGGCATCATCCATGCCGCCCGTCCGCATGTAGGCGCTCGCTTGCTCCTTGGTTTCGACTACGACGACTTCTTCGAGTCGATCCGGCCCGACAATGTCGCTGGTGCCTTGGGTCGGTACCTGCCTTCTCACACTCTGAACGCGAAGCTCGCTCTCATTCGGCTCTGCTTTTTTGAAGACCGACTTCCGCAGGGGTCACCTTGCTCGGGGATCCTCTCGAACCTCGCTTGCATCCGGGTCGACAAGCGGCTCGCACATCTCGCGATCGAGTACGAATGCGAGTTCACGCGCTATGGAGACGATCATTTCTTCTCCACCACAAGGCCGCGATTCCCTGCCGAAATCGTACACCTACTCCCCTCCGGAACCTGCGCGTTGGGAACGGCAGTAACCGAGGCCATTCGAGCTTCCGACTTCGCTGTCAATGGCAGAAAAACCAGATTGCTCGGACAACACCAGCAGATGCGGCTGCTGGGCATGGTAGTGAACACGCGCCTCAATCTGCCAAGGACCTACACGAACTCCCTTGGCAGGGCCATCTTCACCATCGAAAGATTCGGTCCGTGCGTCGCGCATCAACGGCTTCGAATCAGCCCCAAGAAGAGCATTGAGAACGTCGTCAAGGGCCGACTCGCACATTTCGGGCACGTAGTAGGAAAGACCGACCCCAGATATCTTCGCTTCAAAGATCGGCTCGACCGCGCTCTGGACTCAAGTGATGCGTCATGA
- a CDS encoding tyrosine-type recombinase/integrase — MKNWGKVFERPGKGGTRRHWLDFGRHGKLYSHKGVPFEGREQAEALLRTVRILAQEVGKNGAIDRFAPVASPKRRVGVWLKSWLLDFEEMVKSGDRAPRTLREYSRWAKPGGHFDFWRNRSILLIGPMASKEFLRWLRLRGVQGKTAWNVVAGFHAFLAWLVEIEELERVPKLMWPKKHSPKTSVIGIETQQAILDAIPEDARGVYLAMARLCVRPSEAVVMNARQLCADGWVNVDVSRADRTIGSGEKSIKNDEAKRLPLPDDLAEWINRWVPAEDRLRRKVLFNNPRTGGPWSEAALRRQWYRACDEVGVKISLYQGTKHSTATELRRRGIALDVIQQLCGHRDQRSTEVYAKLGEEALVEAISLPRIGSARRSNRQDT; from the coding sequence GTGAAGAATTGGGGCAAGGTATTCGAGCGACCAGGCAAGGGGGGAACGCGTCGCCATTGGCTCGACTTCGGACGGCACGGAAAGCTCTACTCCCACAAGGGGGTGCCGTTCGAGGGTCGTGAGCAGGCAGAGGCGTTGCTCAGAACCGTGAGGATTCTCGCACAAGAGGTGGGCAAGAACGGGGCCATCGACCGATTTGCGCCGGTGGCGTCGCCCAAGCGGCGAGTGGGCGTCTGGCTGAAGTCTTGGCTCTTGGACTTCGAGGAAATGGTCAAATCGGGCGACCGAGCGCCTCGGACGCTACGAGAATACAGCCGCTGGGCGAAGCCGGGCGGTCACTTCGACTTCTGGCGGAACCGCTCGATCCTGCTCATCGGGCCAATGGCGTCAAAGGAGTTTCTGCGCTGGCTCCGCCTGCGTGGAGTGCAGGGCAAGACCGCATGGAACGTCGTTGCTGGCTTTCATGCGTTTTTGGCGTGGCTCGTCGAAATCGAGGAACTCGAACGCGTCCCCAAGCTCATGTGGCCCAAGAAGCACAGTCCCAAGACATCAGTGATCGGTATCGAGACGCAGCAGGCCATTCTCGATGCGATTCCTGAAGACGCACGTGGGGTCTACTTGGCTATGGCTCGCCTTTGTGTTCGGCCGAGCGAGGCCGTGGTGATGAACGCACGCCAGCTCTGTGCCGACGGCTGGGTCAATGTGGATGTGAGCCGTGCTGATCGCACAATCGGCTCCGGGGAGAAGTCCATCAAGAACGATGAGGCGAAGAGGCTGCCGCTACCCGATGACCTCGCTGAGTGGATCAATCGATGGGTGCCCGCGGAAGACCGTCTTCGCCGCAAGGTTCTGTTCAACAACCCGAGAACGGGCGGACCCTGGAGCGAGGCGGCCCTTCGTCGCCAGTGGTATCGAGCCTGTGACGAGGTCGGCGTGAAAATCAGCCTCTACCAGGGCACGAAGCACTCCACGGCCACGGAACTTCGTCGCCGAGGCATCGCGCTCGATGTGATTCAGCAGCTTTGCGGGCACAGAGACCAGAGAAGCACCGAGGTCTATGCAAAGCTGGGCGAGGAGGCGCTGGTCGAGGCCATCAGCCTCCCGAGGATTGGCTCAGCGCGCCGATCGAACCGACAAGACACCTAG
- a CDS encoding tandem-95 repeat protein codes for MRFRFFSPRHLLLSAFFALLPLLAPGSASAKNSFGVAVDAFCAPATPYADLNDGMLGECTMCHNSTFPTNLPDGGNVDSTAGNEWDNGNLAFFCGAAANTAPTLAAIGAKMTTEGQRLTFNVTATDPDAGDTLTLSAAPLPNGATFNDNGDGTGTFDWTPQAGQANVYNVTFTVADNAATPGTAMETVAITVFNANQSPVLAAIGNQTVNEGAALTVNVSATDADADALALGASNLPTGATFNDAGNGTGSLNWTPGFAQAGNFSVSVTATDNGSPMLSDSETFMITVGDVNRPPVLGAIGDQVVNEGETLDLMLSASDPDGDGLTISASSAPASSTFQDNGDGTASFSWTPAFGSTGNYAVSFSVVDNGSPPANDSESINIAVGDVDRAPVLTPIGNRTVDENVQLAFNVTATDPDGDAIALSLAGLPTGATWTDNGDGTGAFAWTPAFDQAGNHALSFTATDNGNPVQATTENLTITVGDVNRPPVLTPIGNQTADEGVLLQLALQATDPDANGLTLALAGAPQGMALQDNGDGTGTLAWTPGFGDAGNHTVTVSVTDDGTPVAMDQEAVMITVGDVNRPPVVAPVGNKAGSTNQQLSFTVTASDPDGDALTLSAVGVPNGATFTDNGDGTASFDWTPAAGDAGSYQATCTASDAALSTSEVITIAIGLVNNPPTLTPIGDRTVMPGQTLAFTVMAADPDGNTLALAATGLPNGATLTDNGDGTASFSWTPAANQTGATNATFSVTDDGVPPMSDQEVVNLAIQGMGGAFAITEAAWWDTWGGHVVVHGVGAPAGGDVEVLDADSGNVLTALTANQGGAFRTGECKRVRDRRRRGRKKTVLACLTPAQAPCSVQVRSGAMLSVRTPVMNPPAQCGPASPTLLTANGSLHVIRKGRRLRRILSVSGQNAAVGETLEIRNAVTDTILGTALADGRGRFEWRMKNASACQVRVVGQAATSATDDVRLRRGRGIGMRKMRRLLRRWKRRCADPGDLPTPAAFGAAN; via the coding sequence ATGCGTTTCCGTTTCTTCTCTCCCCGTCACCTGCTGCTGTCGGCATTCTTCGCCCTTCTGCCGCTCCTGGCGCCGGGCTCGGCATCGGCGAAGAATTCTTTCGGTGTTGCGGTGGATGCCTTCTGCGCACCTGCCACTCCTTATGCGGACTTGAACGACGGCATGTTGGGTGAGTGCACGATGTGCCATAACAGCACCTTTCCCACCAACCTTCCCGACGGCGGAAACGTCGATTCGACGGCCGGGAACGAGTGGGACAACGGCAACCTCGCCTTCTTCTGCGGCGCAGCCGCCAACACCGCACCGACGCTTGCCGCGATCGGCGCAAAGATGACGACCGAGGGCCAGCGGCTCACCTTCAACGTTACGGCGACGGATCCGGACGCGGGAGACACGCTGACGCTCAGTGCAGCGCCCCTTCCCAACGGAGCCACGTTCAACGACAACGGAGACGGAACAGGGACGTTCGATTGGACGCCCCAGGCCGGGCAGGCCAACGTCTACAACGTCACCTTTACCGTGGCCGACAATGCCGCCACGCCTGGCACGGCCATGGAGACGGTGGCGATCACCGTCTTCAATGCGAATCAATCACCGGTTCTCGCTGCCATCGGCAACCAGACGGTCAACGAAGGCGCGGCCCTCACGGTGAATGTGAGCGCTACGGATGCGGACGCAGATGCCCTGGCCCTCGGCGCCTCGAATCTCCCCACCGGTGCCACCTTCAACGATGCCGGAAACGGCACCGGAAGCCTCAACTGGACCCCGGGCTTCGCCCAGGCCGGGAACTTCTCGGTCTCGGTGACGGCCACGGACAACGGTAGCCCGATGCTCTCGGATTCCGAGACCTTCATGATCACGGTCGGCGACGTGAACCGGCCGCCGGTCCTCGGAGCGATCGGTGATCAGGTCGTGAACGAGGGAGAGACCCTCGACCTCATGCTCTCCGCCAGCGACCCGGACGGCGACGGTCTCACGATCTCCGCCTCCAGTGCGCCTGCGAGCTCGACATTCCAGGACAACGGCGATGGCACGGCCAGCTTCAGTTGGACGCCCGCCTTCGGCTCGACTGGAAACTACGCGGTCTCCTTCAGTGTCGTGGACAATGGCTCTCCGCCTGCCAACGACAGCGAATCGATCAACATCGCCGTCGGCGATGTTGATCGTGCCCCGGTGCTGACGCCGATCGGCAACCGCACGGTCGACGAGAACGTCCAGCTAGCCTTCAACGTCACCGCCACGGATCCGGATGGCGACGCCATCGCGCTCTCCCTGGCGGGCCTGCCGACGGGCGCCACCTGGACGGACAACGGCGACGGCACGGGTGCCTTCGCCTGGACCCCGGCCTTCGACCAGGCTGGCAACCACGCGCTGAGCTTCACGGCCACGGACAACGGCAACCCGGTCCAGGCCACGACCGAGAACCTGACGATCACCGTGGGCGACGTGAACCGACCGCCTGTGCTGACACCGATCGGCAACCAGACGGCGGACGAGGGCGTGCTCCTGCAGCTCGCACTTCAGGCCACCGACCCGGATGCCAACGGGCTGACGCTCGCGCTGGCCGGCGCTCCCCAAGGCATGGCGTTGCAAGACAACGGCGATGGCACGGGCACGCTGGCCTGGACACCGGGCTTCGGCGATGCGGGGAACCACACGGTCACCGTGTCGGTGACGGACGACGGCACACCCGTCGCCATGGACCAGGAAGCGGTGATGATCACGGTGGGCGATGTGAACCGGCCGCCGGTGGTCGCCCCGGTCGGGAACAAGGCCGGAAGCACCAACCAGCAGTTGAGCTTCACGGTCACGGCCAGCGATCCGGATGGTGACGCCCTCACCCTCTCCGCCGTGGGCGTACCGAACGGTGCCACCTTCACGGACAACGGCGACGGAACGGCCAGCTTCGACTGGACCCCGGCCGCAGGCGACGCGGGCAGCTACCAGGCGACCTGCACCGCTTCGGACGCCGCGCTCAGTACCAGCGAGGTGATCACGATCGCGATCGGGCTGGTGAACAACCCGCCGACCCTCACGCCGATTGGCGACCGCACGGTGATGCCTGGCCAGACCCTCGCCTTCACGGTGATGGCGGCCGACCCGGACGGGAATACGCTCGCACTCGCGGCGACCGGCCTGCCGAACGGTGCGACGCTCACGGACAACGGAGACGGAACCGCCAGCTTCAGCTGGACACCGGCCGCCAACCAGACCGGAGCCACCAACGCCACCTTCAGCGTTACGGATGACGGCGTGCCTCCGATGTCCGATCAGGAGGTCGTGAACCTGGCGATCCAGGGCATGGGCGGTGCGTTCGCCATTACGGAAGCAGCTTGGTGGGATACCTGGGGCGGCCATGTCGTCGTCCACGGTGTCGGCGCCCCGGCCGGCGGGGACGTGGAGGTATTGGATGCGGATAGCGGAAACGTGCTGACCGCCCTCACCGCGAACCAGGGCGGAGCCTTCCGAACAGGCGAGTGCAAACGGGTCCGCGATCGCCGGCGACGCGGCCGCAAGAAGACGGTTCTCGCCTGTCTCACTCCGGCTCAGGCCCCGTGCAGCGTCCAGGTACGCAGCGGCGCCATGCTGAGTGTGCGGACACCGGTGATGAATCCTCCCGCCCAGTGCGGACCGGCCAGCCCGACGCTGCTGACGGCGAATGGTTCATTGCACGTCATCCGAAAGGGAAGGCGTCTTCGCCGAATCCTATCGGTCAGCGGGCAGAATGCAGCCGTCGGCGAGACGCTCGAGATTCGCAACGCGGTGACGGACACCATCCTGGGCACGGCCCTCGCGGACGGCCGCGGCCGCTTCGAGTGGCGGATGAAGAACGCGTCCGCCTGTCAGGTTCGAGTGGTCGGTCAGGCCGCCACATCCGCGACGGACGACGTCAGGCTCCGCCGCGGCCGCGGAATTGGCATGCGCAAGATGCGCCGCCTCCTGCGGCGTTGGAAGAGGCGCTGCGCCGATCCGGGCGACCTGCCCACGCCCGCAGCCTTTGGCGCCGCAAACTGA
- a CDS encoding histidine phosphatase family protein, which produces MELVLIRHGLPIRQENPEGAPADPPLSEEGKAQAEAAAQWLALERFDALYASPLLRARETAAPLARLQGLAIEIEPGVIELDHESERYVPLEELKAEDPEAWKAMLTAEGYGGVDLPAFRVRVVAALETMIDRHPGGRVAVACHGGVVNAWASHLLQLEEPLFFEPAYTSVSRFIAASTGERSIRSLNETGHLRGA; this is translated from the coding sequence ATGGAGCTCGTCTTGATTCGACACGGCCTACCGATCCGGCAGGAAAACCCGGAGGGTGCGCCGGCCGACCCGCCTCTCTCTGAGGAAGGGAAGGCCCAGGCGGAGGCTGCGGCCCAGTGGCTGGCACTCGAGCGTTTCGACGCCCTGTACGCGAGCCCGCTGCTTCGGGCGCGAGAGACCGCCGCGCCGCTGGCGCGCCTGCAGGGCCTCGCGATCGAGATCGAACCCGGCGTGATCGAGCTCGACCATGAATCGGAACGCTACGTGCCGCTGGAAGAGCTGAAAGCGGAAGATCCGGAAGCCTGGAAGGCCATGCTGACCGCGGAGGGATACGGCGGTGTCGACTTGCCGGCGTTCCGTGTGCGGGTCGTTGCCGCGCTCGAAACCATGATCGATCGGCATCCCGGCGGCCGGGTGGCCGTCGCCTGCCACGGGGGCGTGGTCAACGCCTGGGCTTCCCACCTCCTCCAACTGGAAGAGCCGCTCTTCTTCGAACCCGCGTACACCAGTGTCAGCCGGTTCATCGCGGCGTCAACCGGCGAACGCAGCATCCGCTCGCTCAACGAAACGGGCCACCTGCGGGGCGCTTGA